One window of Leishmania infantum JPCM5 genome chromosome 8 genomic DNA carries:
- a CDS encoding putative protein kinase has translation MPRHSRHSMGLTLLAAPRATPPMKAAAGVSPMKTPAAHEQEVPMHPPEGRHQPLSSRCSSSPAWLRKVKHVGTAARNVLCRLDICWAVFYFVFLVCVGSVSSSISYRLVSRSLIEAGRSLHENRITTVNKLIDQSMDRVDDMAGGLLTLYMKTQFLMQSEKTLSVLCALLERYDEARNYRAFSVISLEQLEMISCWRGSAEADAGGPLIGAISLNHTVNATYYVNRSNYMLNRPLQVSAVIPEGNGTVAALVSNYAASELIEYTQAYYKGSIDSVDIRLRWLQPSSHPHLIYYNYPAGLIYRSLKLPTNVSITDCTQVHIDGARLALNTIGEAKSGFLLAVFINQSLADADPLIMSNNWGQQTVHDNIIFPFSEHAPTAYLKSSNVSHPLMREALKHVDLSRMRDPGYKHSVDFRYNDARAVITVWAYTSCHGLTLPLVYVNSQNTVTGPYLRLHDTLNGVLAAVMVLVSLVFWLFVQLYFAAPLREITRLLNCSVQRGARALYRAGKHGIGALAEVRALGNAHNAAMRQLREVDAFVPAAVRKELPRGTLPAPLTVPIETTLAGLNVVMGSSENRAAHLARHLSTVVYITVRPPQPPPVASHSSSRTPAPLSTQPAGHDAAAITPRCKQRLSVMVQRAVHAVNATSSGPFATPAALEAFASVVHELAHTHRGTVLRLRPDTCILHFHAAVRAHLLPRQEVQLVNAADVDVVTEELAQQDARDAAAFALALLSWVDEQQTAEGQLELPRMPDVRALLDTSLFTCGQYRPADSEQTMTVALGRDVLRDAGSMVERIGVRVAMTEETAARVLRGGSGDSGAAAVSAIPVEALCTGRAEHDADELVLYEALCSRVASGTALPLYARCCFDGFARMRQGDYAGALTAFCGVAAIADLDPGLLPPCLRREVAASGATVGAVSVQVARLMRECERCVRAGVADGFQRVPRRPPGMDAVLPDDITPLGTAPPVSTARSGVPAASAKPRRMASSFTAPPWYPEVGDRHVMLLSNGAVTTRVVVPTPPAWVRDNHGMYWQLACRKSDCTPPELWACRILALGSAGAIASVNYIMYREVHPVVAKAIRDAPPGPISDALRRATPVCGPTAQQDASIKRLITRHQELRHPNILAPLAYSQSVEGGVVLIWEFCPGGTLRQLLARYPRVKSVTFACFGLQMLSALSHLHERGVAHGRLNLDNVMVDSNGHCRLIGQFADHALEREIFHFKPSCYLSPAMAAGALPTPPCDMFCYGLLAMEAVTQQPCWRWATAAEYGGHRDSKPPSAKELADLMATGGQRFADAVVQGRVVLNLEQLDVGPITEHHNDTMISVCRRLLSLDPASRPTAAELREENKSVLNLLGITMEEDTR, from the coding sequence ATGCCTCGCCATTCAAGGCATTCCATGGGCTTGACGCTGCtagctgcgccgcgagcgACACCACCAatgaaagcagcagcaggtgtaTCACCAATGAAGACCCCTGCCGCGCACGAACAGGAGGTGCCGATGCATCCTCCAGAGGGGCGCCATCAGCCACTCTCGTCCCGATGCAGCTCCTCTCCGGCATGGCTGCGCAAGGTAAAGCATGTGGGCACCGCCGCACGTAACGTTCTCTGCCGCCTGGACATTTGCTGGGCCGTTTTTTACTTTGTCTTCCTCGTCTGTGTCGGCTCCGTCAGCTCCTCCATTTCATATCGGCTGGTGAGTCGCTCGCTGATCGAGGCGGGGCGCAGCCTGCACGAAAACCGCATCACCACCGTGAACAAGCTCATTGACCAGAGCATGGACCGCGTCGATGACATGGCGGGCGGCCTCCTCACTCTCTACATGAAGACCCAGTTTCTGATGCAATCTGAAAAGACGCTCTCGgtgctgtgcgcgctgctggagagaTACGACGAGGCGAGGAATTACCGCGCCTTCTCCGTCATctcgctggagcagctggagatGATATCATGTTGGCGCGGAAGTGCAGAGGCGGACGCTGGCGGGCCGTTGATTGGAGCCATCTCGCTCAACCATACAGTCAACGCCACCTACTACGTGAACCGCAGTAACTACATGCTCAACCGCCCTTTGCAGGTGAGCGCGGTTATCCCCGAAGGGAacggcaccgtcgctgctcttGTCAGCAACTACGCTGCAAGTGAGCTGATCGAGTACACACAGGCATACTACAAGGGCAGCATTGACTCAGTCGACATCCGGCTAAGGTGGCTGCAACCATCCTCGCATCCGCACCTCATCTACTACAACTATCCTGCCGGGTTAATTTACCGTAGCCTCAAGCTCCCGACGAACGTCAGTATCACTGATTGCACGCAGGTGCACATCGATGGCGCGCGGCTCGCCCTCAACACCATCGGCGAAGCCAAGTCCGGTTTCCTCTTGGCCGTCTTTATCAACCAAAGCCTCGCAGACGCCGACCCGCTTATCATGTCCAACAACTGGGGTCAGCAGACAGTGCACGACAATATTATTTTTCCTTTCAGCGAGCATGCACCCACGGCCTACCTCAAGTCGAGCAACGTCAGCCACCCACTCATGCGCGAGGCGCTCAAGCACGTCGACCTCTCCCGCATGCGAGACCCCGGTTACAAGCACAGCGTCGATTTTCGCTACAACGACGCACGCGCCGTCATCACCGTATGGGCCTACACATCGTGCCACGGTCTGACGCTGCCACTGGTGTACGTCAACTCCCAGAATACTGTCACTGGTCCCTACCTGCGGCTGCACGATACCCTCAACGGTGTCCTTGCCGCCGTCATGGTGCTCGTCAGTTTGGTCTTTTGGCTGTTCGTGCAGCTGTACtttgcggcgccgctgcgcgagatcACGCGGCTGCTGAACTGCAGCGTGCAGcgaggtgcgcgtgcactATACCGCGCCGGGAAGCACGGCATTggtgcgctggcggaggtgcgtgcgctgggCAACGCACACAACGCCGCcatgcgccagctgcgcgaaGTCGATGCCTTCGTCCCCGCAGCCGTGCGCAAGGAGCTGCCTCGTGGCACCCTGCCCGCACCCCTCACTGTACCCATCGAGACAACGCTAGCCGGCCTCAATGTCGTCATGGGGTCGTCTGAGAACAGAGCCGCGCACCTCGCGCGCCACCTTTCCACCGTCGTCTACATCACtgtgcggccgccgcagccaccgccagTAGCGTCGCACAGCTCGAGCAGGACACCAGCACCTCTATCCACGCAGCCAGCCGggcacgacgccgccgccataACGCCACGCTGCAAGCAGCGCCTGTCAGTCATGGTGCAGCGTGCGGTGCACGCAGTCAACGCAACCAGCAGCGGTCCCTTcgccacgccggcggcccTCGAAGCCTTCGCCAGCGTCGTGCATGAgctcgcgcacacacaccgcggCACGGTGCTCCGCCTGCGCCCCGACACTTGCATCCTGCACTTCCACGCagccgtgcgcgcgcacctcctgcCGCGGCAGGAGGTGCAGTTGGTCAACGCAGCAGATGTGGACGTGGTCACGGAggagctcgcgcagcaggacgcacgcgacgcggctgccttTGCTCTGGCTTTGCTGAGCTGGGTGGAcgagcagcagacggcggAAGGGCAGTTGGAGTTGCCGCGCATGCCggacgtgcgcgcgctgctggacacGAGTCTGTTTACGTGTGGGCAGTACCGCCCCGCCGACAGCGAGCAGACCATGACAGTGGCACTGGGCCGcgatgtgctgcgcgacgccggTAGCATGGTGGAACGCATCGGCGTGCGCGTTGCCATGACCGAGGAGaccgccgcgcgcgtgctccgtggtggcagtggcgatagcggcgcggcggcggtgagtgCGATaccggtggaggcgctgtgCACCGGCCGCGCAGAGCACGACGCGGACGAACTGGTGCTGTACGAGGCACTTTGCAGTCGTGTCGCCAGTGGCACCGCCTTGCCGCTGTACGCGCGCTGTTGCTTCGACGGCTTCGCGCGCATGCGGCAGGGCGACTACGCAGGCGCGCTCACCGCCTTCTGCGGTGTCGCCGCGATCGCGGACCTGGATCCCGGGCTGCTACCGCCATGCCTGCGCCGCGAGGTCGCAGCTAGCGGCGCCACCGTAGGCGCCGTGTCGGTGCAGGTGGCACGACTCATGCGCGAGTGCGAacgctgcgtgcgtgcaggcgTCGCCGATGGCTTTCAGcgcgtgccgcggcggccaccggGAATGGACGCCGTGCTGCCAGATGACATCACGCCCCtcggcacggcgccgccggtgagcaCCGCTCGCAGCGGCGTCCCTGCAGCAAGCGCCAAACCGCGAAGAATGGCAAGTAGCttcacggcgccgccatggTATCCAGAGGTGGGCGACCGACACGTGATGCTGCTGAGCAACGGTGCTGTCACCacgcgtgtggtggtgccaACGCCGCCAGCATGGGTGCGCGACAATCACGGAATGTACTGGCAGCTCGCGTGCAGGAAAAGCGACTGTACCCCACCAGAGCTGTGGGCTTGCCGCATCCTTGCGCTAGgctccgccggcgccatcgcctccgtcAACTACATCATGTACCGCGAGGTGCACCCGGTGGTAGCCAAGGCCATTCGCGATGCACCTCCGGGCCCCATCagcgatgcgctgcgccgcgctaCACCCGTGTGCGGGCCCACAGCACAGCAGGACGCCTCCATTAAGCGCTTGATTACGAGGCATCAAGAGCTGCGGCACCCCAACATTCTTGCACCGCTGGCGTACTCACAGTCAGTGGAGGGTGGCGTGGTGCTGATCTGGGAATTTTGCCCTGGTGggacgctgcggcagctgctggctCGCTATCCGCGGGTCAAGTCCGTCACCTTCGCATGTTTTGGGCTACAGATGTTGTCTGCCCTCTCCCACCTCCACGAGCGTGGAGTGGCGCACGGTAGGCTGAACCTGGACAACGTCATGGTGGACTCGAATGGTCACTGCCGGTTAATCGGGCAGTTTGCGGATCATGCGTTGGAGCGGGAGATCTTCCACTTCAAGCCGTCGTGCTACCTGAGCCCCGCCATGGCCGCTGGTGCCCTCccaacgccgccgtgcgACATGTTCTGTTACGGGTTGCTGGCGATGGAGGCAgtgacgcagcagccgtgttGGAGATGggccacagcagcggagTACGGAGGGCATCGTGACTCGAAGCCACCGTCGGCGAAGGAGCTGGCAGACCTGATGGCGACGGGTGGGCAGAGGTTTGCGGATGCGGTGGTGCAGGGTCGCGTTGTGCTCAACCTGGAACAACTGGATGTCGGCCCAATCACGGAGCACCATAACGACACCATGATAAGTGTGTGTCGACGGCTGCTGTCTCTGGACCCGGCATCGCGGCCGACGGCAGCAGAGCTGCGGGAGGAGAACAAGTCTGTCCTCAATCTCCTGGGGATCACCATGGAAGAAGACACGCGTTAG
- a CDS encoding amastin-like protein, with the protein MACKLGVIIYVVLQFIAFFSVLIGTGVDMFYIKPEHSFGARVCITLWGGKTDCRKAKVTITPGVRWKFCPIRRNNFRIGEAFAVISIFVYGAAFLFGFLLLYCCAGFRWLCLALNIVGAVTACVVWAVMVVTYRLPEPKCLELSDGYDFGTGFGLFVLAWILDIIDIIFLMLPWQIGEFGEGDEPNGQEEEEEEVVQSKKATEE; encoded by the coding sequence ATGGCGTGCAAGCTCGGCGTCATTATCTACGTCGTCCTCCAGTTCATCGCGTTCTTCTCCGTGCTGATCGGTACGGGGGTCGACATGTTTTACATCAAGCCGGAGCACAGCTTTGGCGCCAGGGTATGCATAACCCTGTGGGGTGGAAAGACTGACTGTCGAAAAGCCAAGGTAACCATCACCCCGGGCGTACGGTGGAAGTTCTGCCCCATCCGCCGCAACAACTTCCGCATTGGTGAGGCGTTCGCTGTCATCTCCATCTTCGTGTACGGCGCGGCGTTCCTCTTCGGCTTCCTTTTGCTGtactgctgcgctggctTCCGCTGGCTCTGCCTGGCGCTGAACATCGTGGGCGCTGTCACCGCTTGCGTTGTCTGGGCGGTCATGGTGGTCACCTACAGACTCCCAGAGCCCAAGTGCCTGGAGCTGAGTGACGGCTACGATTTCGGCACCGGCTTCGGTCTCTTCGTGCTTGCCTGGATCCTGGATATCATCGACATTATCTTCCTGATGCTCCCGTGGCAAATCGGAGAGTTCGGTGAGGGTGACGAACCGAAtgggcaggaggaggaggaggaggaggtggtgcagtcTAAAAAAGCAACGGAGGAGTAG
- a CDS encoding amastin-like protein, producing the protein MACKLGVIIYVVLQFIAFFSVLIGTGVDMFYIKPEHSFGARVCITLWGGKTDCRKAKVTITPGVRWKFCPIRLRNFRIGEAFAVISIFVYGAAFLFGFLLLYCCAGFRWLCLALNIVGAVTACVVWAVMVVTYRLPEPKCLELSDGYDFGTGFGLFVLAWILDIIDIIFLMLPWQIGEFGEGDEPNGQEEEEEEVVQSKKATEE; encoded by the coding sequence ATGGCGTGCAAGCTCGGCGTCATTATCTACGTCGTCCTCCAGTTCATCGCGTTCTTCTCCGTGCTGATCGGTACGGGGGTCGACATGTTTTACATCAAGCCGGAGCACAGCTTTGGCGCCAGGGTATGCATAACCCTGTGGGGTGGAAAGACTGACTGTCGAAAAGCCAAGGTAACCATCACCCCGGGCGTACGGTGGAAGTTCTGCCCCATCCGCCTCAGAAACTTCCGCATTGGTGAGGCGTTCGCTGTCATCTCCATCTTCGTGTACGGCGCGGCGTTCCTCTTCGGCTTCCTTTTGCTGtactgctgcgctggctTCCGCTGGCTCTGCCTGGCGCTGAACATCGTGGGCGCTGTCACCGCTTGCGTTGTCTGGGCGGTCATGGTGGTCACCTACAGACTCCCAGAGCCCAAGTGCCTGGAGCTGAGTGACGGCTACGATTTCGGCACCGGCTTCGGTCTCTTCGTGCTTGCCTGGATCCTGGATATCATCGACATTATCTTCCTGATGCTCCCGTGGCAAATCGGAGAGTTCGGTGAGGGTGACGAACCGAAtgggcaggaggaggaggaggaggaggtggtgcagtcTAAAAAAGCAACGGAGGAGTAG